A stretch of Dasypus novemcinctus isolate mDasNov1 chromosome 14, mDasNov1.1.hap2, whole genome shotgun sequence DNA encodes these proteins:
- the CA3 gene encoding carbonic anhydrase 3, which yields MAKEWGYASHNGPDHWHELYPIAKGDNQSPIELHTKDIKHDPSLKAWSTSYDPGSAKTILNNGKTCRVVFDDTYDRSMLRGGPLTGGYRLRQFHLHWGSSDDHGSEHTVDGVKYAAELHLVHWNPKYNSFGSALKQPDGVAVVGIFLKIGHEKGEFQLVLDALDKIKTKGKEAPFTGFDPSCLFPACRDYWTYHGSFTTPPCEECIVWLLLKEPMTVSSDQMAKLRSIFASAENEPPVPLVGNWRPPQPIKGRVVRASFK from the exons ATGGCCAAGGAGTGGGGTTACGCCAGCCACAACG GTCCTGATCACTGGCATGAACTTTACCCAATTGCCAAGGGAGACAACCAGTCGCCCATTGAGCTACATACCAAAGACATCAAGCATGACCCTTCTCTGAAGGCATGGTCAACATCTTATGACCCTGGCTCTGCCAAGACCATTCTCAACAATGGGAAGACCTGCAGAGTTGTGTTTGATGATACTTATGATAGGTCAA TGCTGAGAGGGGGTCCTCTCACTGGAGGCTACCGACTTCGCCAGTTTCATCTTCACTGGGGCTCCTCAGATGATCATGGCTCTGAGCACACCGTGGATGGAGTCAAGTATGCGGCAGAG CTTCATTTGGTTCACTGGAATCCAAAATATAACTCTTTTGGAAGTGCTCTGAAGCAACCTGATGGAGTAGCTGTTGTTGGCATTTTTCTGAAG atagGACATGAGAAAGGCGAGTTCCAGCTGGTCCTGGATGCATTGGACAAAATTAAgacaaag GGCAAGGAGGCGCCCTTCACGGGCTTCGACCCGTCGTGCCTGTTCCCCGCCTGCCGCGACTACTGGACTTACCACGGCTCCTTCACCACGCCGCCCTGCGAGGAGTGCATCGTGTGGCTCCTGCTGAAGGAGCCCATGACCGTGAGCTCGGACCAG ATGGCCAAGCTGCGGAGCATCTTCGCCAGCGCTGAGAATGAGCCGCCCGTGCCCCTGGTGGGGAACTGGCGCCCCCCACAGCCTATCAAGGGCAGGGTAGTGAGAGCCTCCTTCAAATGA